In Mariluticola halotolerans, one DNA window encodes the following:
- the petA gene encoding ubiquinol-cytochrome c reductase iron-sulfur subunit translates to MATQAKTTATRRDFLYVATGAVGAVGVAGVAWPLIDQMNPDASVLALASIEFDVSSIEVGQSVTIKWRGLPVFVRHRTPAEIEEAKAVPLSELKDPETDAQRTKEGHEEWLIMIANCTHLGCIPVGETGEYDGWFCPCHGSVYDTAGRIRKGPAPKNLVLPPYEFVSDTLVQIG, encoded by the coding sequence TTGGCTACGCAAGCAAAGACAACAGCAACGCGGCGGGACTTTTTGTACGTCGCAACTGGCGCGGTAGGCGCCGTGGGTGTGGCAGGGGTGGCATGGCCACTCATTGACCAGATGAATCCGGATGCGTCTGTTTTGGCGCTGGCATCCATTGAGTTCGATGTTTCAAGCATCGAAGTTGGACAGTCGGTTACCATCAAATGGCGCGGTTTGCCGGTTTTTGTGCGGCATCGCACCCCGGCGGAAATTGAGGAAGCAAAGGCTGTGCCTTTGAGCGAACTCAAGGACCCCGAAACCGATGCTCAACGCACGAAAGAGGGCCATGAAGAATGGCTCATCATGATTGCCAATTGTACGCATCTGGGATGTATCCCTGTTGGCGAAACCGGCGAATATGACGGCTGGTTCTGTCCGTGCCACGGTTCGGTCTACGATACCGCTGGCCGTATCCGCAAAGGCCCTGCACCTAAAAATCTGGTGTTGCCGCCTTATGAATTCGTGAGCGATACGCTCGTGCAGATCGGCTAA
- a CDS encoding cytochrome b, which yields MAGNSTYTPTNPVEKWLDDRLPLVRFSKEHLMDFPTPKNLNYWWTFGAILAIMLVVQIITGIILAMHYTPNVDLAFNSVEHIRRDVNYGRVIQGTHAVGASMFFFAVYIHIFRGLYFGSYKAPREILWMLGVIIFLLMMATAFMGYVLPWGQMSFWGATVITNIFSAIPLVGNALMEFLRGGFAVDNATLNRFFSLHYLLPFVIAAVVALHIWALHVPGNNNPTGVEVKSSRDTLSFHPYYTMKDLFAVVVFFIPFAWFVFFAPDILGHPDNYIMANSQVTPTHIVPEWYLLPFYAMLRAIDFNVLFIDSKLGGVIVMFGSILILFVLPWLDTSKVRSGNFRPLFRPFYWVFVANFLALLYLGAQPAEGIYTILAKLCTAYYFAYFIIILPVLSRIETPRPLPKSISESVLGSAH from the coding sequence ATGGCAGGCAATAGCACTTACACACCCACCAACCCCGTCGAGAAATGGCTCGATGACCGGTTGCCACTTGTCAGGTTCTCCAAAGAGCACCTGATGGATTTTCCGACACCGAAGAACCTCAACTACTGGTGGACCTTCGGTGCGATTCTGGCGATCATGCTGGTCGTGCAGATTATCACCGGCATTATTCTGGCGATGCATTATACGCCGAATGTCGATCTGGCGTTCAATTCGGTTGAGCATATCCGCCGTGATGTGAATTATGGCCGGGTCATTCAGGGTACACACGCCGTGGGTGCCTCGATGTTCTTCTTTGCGGTCTATATCCATATTTTCCGCGGCTTGTATTTTGGTTCCTATAAAGCGCCGCGTGAGATTTTGTGGATGCTGGGTGTGATCATCTTCCTTTTGATGATGGCAACTGCGTTCATGGGTTACGTGTTGCCCTGGGGCCAGATGAGCTTCTGGGGTGCGACGGTTATCACCAATATCTTCTCGGCCATTCCGCTGGTTGGTAATGCTCTGATGGAGTTTTTGCGTGGTGGCTTTGCGGTTGATAACGCGACGCTGAACCGGTTCTTCTCGCTGCACTACCTGCTGCCGTTCGTGATTGCCGCCGTTGTGGCGCTGCATATCTGGGCGTTGCATGTGCCGGGCAATAACAACCCGACTGGTGTTGAGGTTAAGTCTAGCCGCGATACGCTGAGCTTCCATCCGTATTACACGATGAAAGATCTGTTTGCGGTTGTGGTGTTCTTCATCCCGTTCGCCTGGTTCGTATTCTTCGCTCCAGACATTCTCGGGCATCCCGATAACTACATCATGGCCAATAGCCAGGTGACACCGACACACATCGTGCCGGAATGGTACCTGCTGCCGTTCTACGCCATGTTGCGGGCCATCGATTTCAACGTGTTGTTCATCGATTCAAAGCTTGGCGGCGTCATTGTAATGTTCGGGTCAATCCTGATCCTGTTCGTCTTGCCCTGGCTCGACACATCAAAGGTGCGTTCCGGTAACTTCCGTCCGCTGTTCCGGCCGTTCTATTGGGTGTTCGTTGCGAACTTCCTGGCGTTGCTTTATCTCGGCGCACAGCCGGCCGAGGGCATCTACACTATCCTTGCGAAGCTCTGCACCGCTTACTACTTCGCGTATTTCATTATCATCCTGCCTGTCCTTTCACGCATCGAAACGCCTCGGCCTTTGCCGAAGAGCATTTCCGAGAGCGTGCTGGGTTCGGCGCACTAG
- a CDS encoding cytochrome c1, whose translation MIKFKTIFAALALAGSLALSPAAMAAEEGGMEAELQDWSFAGLFGTYDTHQLQRGFQVFREVCASCHSADLLAFRNLSEEGGPSYTEGQVKALAAEYSIPDPSTDTGERPAVSADRWPSPFATEQDARDSNNGAYPPDFSVLAKARGISQKFPYWAFNYFTAYQEGGPDFIYNVLVNYAEPPHGVEVAAGQHYNAYLGHGISMPPPLTDGLVTYEDETTPQTTEQYARDVSAFMMWMADPHLASRKAMGFRVLLFLVLFAGMMYLVKRKLWADVKH comes from the coding sequence ATGATCAAGTTCAAGACCATTTTCGCTGCCCTGGCGTTGGCGGGTTCTCTGGCACTCTCACCGGCCGCGATGGCCGCTGAAGAAGGTGGCATGGAAGCAGAACTGCAGGATTGGAGCTTTGCCGGCCTGTTTGGGACTTACGATACCCATCAGTTGCAGCGCGGGTTTCAGGTGTTCCGGGAAGTTTGTGCAAGCTGTCACTCGGCTGATCTGCTCGCATTTCGCAACCTGTCTGAAGAAGGTGGCCCGTCTTATACTGAGGGTCAGGTAAAGGCGCTGGCTGCGGAATACTCAATTCCCGACCCGAGCACGGATACCGGCGAACGTCCGGCTGTGTCCGCTGATCGTTGGCCATCGCCTTTTGCTACGGAGCAGGATGCGCGTGATTCCAACAACGGTGCTTACCCGCCCGATTTTTCGGTACTGGCAAAGGCGCGTGGCATTTCGCAGAAATTCCCTTACTGGGCGTTTAATTACTTCACGGCCTATCAAGAGGGCGGTCCGGATTTCATCTATAACGTGCTCGTCAATTATGCCGAGCCGCCGCATGGCGTAGAAGTTGCCGCCGGCCAGCATTACAATGCCTATCTTGGCCATGGCATCTCAATGCCGCCGCCTCTGACGGACGGTCTGGTTACCTATGAAGACGAGACAACGCCGCAAACGACCGAACAGTATGCGCGCGACGTTTCTGCCTTCATGATGTGGATGGCTGACCCGCATCTGGCTTCACGCAAGGCAATGGGGTTCAGGGTTTTGCTGTTCCTCGTGCTGTTTGCCGGGATGATGTATCTGGTCAAGCGCAAGCTTTGGGCTGATGTGAAGCACTGA
- a CDS encoding adenine phosphoribosyltransferase, with translation MTIDLKSLVRTIPDYPKKGILFRDITTLIENPAGFRESVERIASVYRGMGITHVAGIEARGFIFGAGVAMSLGAGFVPVRKSGKLPGETIGQNYALEYGVDTIEIHADVVGADDHVLVVDDLIATGGTAIAAVALLRRTGAAVEHAAFVIDLPDLGGAGKLRAEAIEVNSLMTFDGD, from the coding sequence ATGACGATCGATCTGAAATCGCTTGTGCGGACCATCCCTGATTATCCCAAGAAAGGGATTTTGTTTCGCGACATCACGACGCTGATCGAGAATCCAGCCGGATTTCGGGAAAGTGTTGAACGGATCGCTTCTGTCTATCGCGGCATGGGCATTACGCATGTGGCGGGAATCGAAGCGCGCGGCTTTATTTTCGGGGCTGGTGTTGCGATGTCATTGGGGGCCGGTTTCGTGCCAGTGCGGAAGTCCGGCAAATTGCCGGGGGAGACGATCGGGCAGAATTATGCGCTCGAATATGGTGTGGACACGATTGAAATCCATGCCGACGTTGTGGGCGCTGATGACCATGTGCTGGTGGTTGACGATCTGATTGCCACGGGCGGCACAGCGATTGCGGCAGTGGCTTTGCTGCGGCGTACGGGGGCGGCTGTGGAACACGCCGCATTTGTGATCGACCTGCCGGATCTGGGTGGGGCGGGCAAGCTGCGGGCAGAAGCTATCGAAGTGAATAGCCTGATGACGTTTGACGGCGACTAG
- a CDS encoding MaoC/PaaZ C-terminal domain-containing protein, translating to MTRWFEDIVENDVFPLGDYTFSEEEIIRFGKLYDPQYFHIDPDKAKFSHFGGPIASGWHTVCVGHRKMVDALFAEEERLRLIGEEPGVSGPSPGVSSMVFKAPVRPGDTVTYELIVTGKRRSNSIPGWGLLFNQINARNQDGELVYSAKLVGFSKLRDYTPTAVQRVKLWIAQLPVIGKQFRR from the coding sequence ATGACGCGCTGGTTTGAGGATATTGTCGAGAACGACGTCTTTCCTTTGGGCGATTACACCTTCTCAGAAGAAGAAATCATCCGCTTCGGGAAGCTCTATGACCCGCAATATTTCCATATCGATCCGGACAAAGCCAAATTTTCTCATTTCGGCGGCCCCATCGCGTCGGGTTGGCACACGGTCTGCGTCGGTCACCGCAAAATGGTGGACGCCCTGTTCGCCGAGGAAGAGCGCCTGCGCCTGATCGGCGAGGAACCGGGCGTGTCCGGCCCCTCACCCGGTGTCAGCAGCATGGTTTTCAAAGCGCCGGTAAGGCCCGGCGACACCGTGACCTACGAACTGATAGTAACCGGCAAGCGCCGCTCCAACTCCATTCCCGGCTGGGGCCTTTTGTTTAACCAGATCAATGCCAGAAATCAGGACGGGGAGCTGGTCTATAGCGCCAAGCTCGTCGGATTTTCCAAACTGAGAGACTATACGCCGACCGCCGTGCAGCGCGTGAAACTCTGGATTGCCCAACTGCCCGTCATCGGCAAACAATTCCGGCGATAG
- a CDS encoding MaoC family dehydratase, translating to MAFFQSGKEIRYALYSQKPPQGQSANTSDIAENFTSNAKQGFIHRIDVMGNIMTNPVTENRRHYEDLVVGEIIPLGTTKVTKAMITTFATEFDPFPFHLDEKAAKKSLLGGLASSGWQTAALSLRMLVDAFLSKIASAGGLGFDDLKWKTPVMKGDTIGGTVTITALRRTQSRPEWGIVTLTFDITNQKGQPVMSMVLNNLIEVRDPAAPVEGATE from the coding sequence ATGGCATTCTTTCAATCGGGCAAAGAGATCAGGTATGCGCTTTATAGCCAGAAGCCCCCACAAGGCCAAAGCGCAAACACCTCGGACATCGCGGAAAACTTTACATCAAACGCGAAGCAGGGTTTTATCCATCGCATTGACGTAATGGGCAACATAATGACCAATCCAGTAACTGAAAATCGCCGGCACTATGAAGACCTTGTGGTGGGAGAGATAATCCCCCTAGGCACCACCAAAGTGACCAAGGCAATGATCACCACCTTTGCGACCGAATTCGACCCCTTCCCTTTTCACCTGGACGAGAAGGCGGCGAAGAAATCGCTGCTTGGCGGCCTCGCCTCAAGCGGTTGGCAAACAGCCGCTCTCAGCCTGCGGATGCTGGTTGACGCGTTTCTCAGCAAAATCGCGTCCGCCGGAGGTTTGGGATTTGACGATCTAAAATGGAAAACCCCGGTCATGAAGGGGGACACCATCGGCGGCACTGTCACCATCACCGCGCTTCGACGCACCCAGTCACGTCCCGAATGGGGCATCGTCACCCTCACCTTCGACATCACCAATCAAAAGGGCCAGCCGGTAATGAGCATGGTCCTTAACAACCTGATCGAAGTGCGCGATCCCGCAGCACCGGTCGAAGGAGCCACAGAATGA
- a CDS encoding spermidine synthase: MLPWEKLDAVSVAGGSDELRLMRRGNEYSIMLGTNELMNSRLSGSEQALATLACDKLTGGSVPVVLIGGLGMGFTLRAALGALPPKAQVTVAELVPAVISWARGPMSALFEGCLDDPRVTVHQGDVLALIRSAKTQYDAILLDVDNGPDGLTRAANDGLYSARGLEAVRQALKPGGVLTVWSSAPDERFTQRVKAAGFGVETVPVRAHGKRGARHVIWVAVKGG; the protein is encoded by the coding sequence ATGCTGCCCTGGGAGAAACTTGATGCCGTTTCAGTTGCGGGCGGCAGTGACGAATTGCGGCTGATGCGGCGTGGCAATGAATATTCGATTATGCTGGGCACGAATGAACTGATGAACAGCCGCTTGAGCGGTTCGGAGCAGGCGTTGGCGACGCTTGCTTGCGACAAGCTCACGGGAGGTTCTGTGCCTGTCGTGCTGATTGGCGGGCTGGGCATGGGGTTTACGCTCAGGGCGGCGCTGGGGGCGTTGCCACCAAAAGCGCAGGTGACTGTGGCCGAGCTGGTGCCAGCAGTGATCAGCTGGGCCAGAGGGCCGATGTCGGCGTTGTTCGAGGGCTGTCTGGATGATCCGCGCGTAACCGTGCATCAAGGGGACGTTTTGGCACTGATTAGAAGTGCGAAGACCCAATATGACGCGATTTTGCTCGATGTGGATAATGGCCCGGATGGACTTACCCGTGCGGCCAATGACGGGCTTTACAGTGCGCGCGGGCTTGAGGCTGTGCGGCAGGCGCTGAAACCGGGTGGGGTTCTGACAGTATGGTCCTCGGCACCGGACGAGAGGTTTACCCAGCGGGTGAAAGCGGCTGGCTTTGGCGTTGAGACGGTGCCGGTGCGCGCGCATGGTAAGCGCGGGGCGCGGCATGTGATCTGGGTGGCGGTTAAAGGGGGCTGA
- the ychF gene encoding redox-regulated ATPase YchF: MGFKCGIVGLPNVGKSTLFNALTRTAAAQAANFPFCTIEPNVGEVSVPDERLEKIAKVAGSKEILPTRLSFVDIAGLVKGASKGEGLGNQFLANIREVDAIAYVLRCFENDDIVHVAGRVDPINDAEVVETELMIADMESLQKRIGGLEKKIRSNDKDAKVTLDLINRAIALLDEGRPARHVERSEDEEKLFRDLQLLTSKPALYVCNVDEADAADGNEMTAKVAEYAKAHDAIMVIVSAEIESQLAQLDEDEQKEYLDSLGLEEPGLNRVIRAGYELLGLQTYFTAGPKETRAWTITKGTKAPQAAGVIHTDFERGFIRAQTIAYDDFVTLGGEVAAKEAGKARDEGKEYIVKDGDVMMFKFNT; the protein is encoded by the coding sequence ATGGGTTTCAAGTGCGGCATTGTTGGCCTGCCCAACGTCGGCAAATCGACGCTGTTTAACGCGCTGACGCGCACCGCGGCGGCTCAGGCAGCCAATTTCCCCTTCTGCACCATCGAGCCGAATGTCGGCGAGGTCAGCGTGCCCGATGAGCGGCTGGAAAAGATCGCAAAGGTCGCCGGTTCCAAGGAAATCCTGCCAACACGATTGAGCTTTGTCGACATTGCCGGGCTCGTCAAAGGCGCGTCGAAAGGCGAAGGGCTGGGCAATCAGTTCCTCGCCAATATCCGCGAAGTCGACGCCATCGCCTATGTGTTGCGCTGCTTTGAGAACGACGACATTGTCCATGTCGCTGGCCGGGTCGACCCCATCAATGATGCCGAGGTCGTCGAAACCGAATTGATGATCGCCGACATGGAGAGCCTGCAAAAGCGTATTGGCGGACTCGAGAAAAAGATCCGCAGCAATGACAAGGACGCCAAGGTCACCCTGGACCTGATCAACCGCGCCATCGCTCTGCTCGATGAGGGCCGGCCCGCCCGCCATGTCGAGCGCAGCGAAGATGAGGAAAAGCTGTTCCGCGATCTTCAATTGCTGACCTCGAAACCCGCACTTTATGTCTGCAATGTCGACGAGGCGGACGCGGCCGACGGCAATGAAATGACAGCAAAGGTTGCCGAATACGCCAAGGCCCATGACGCCATCATGGTGATCGTTTCCGCCGAGATCGAAAGCCAGCTGGCCCAGCTCGATGAGGATGAGCAAAAGGAATATCTCGACAGTCTGGGCCTTGAAGAGCCCGGCCTGAACCGCGTCATCCGCGCCGGTTATGAGTTGTTGGGCCTGCAAACCTATTTCACCGCCGGCCCCAAGGAGACCCGGGCCTGGACCATTACCAAGGGCACCAAAGCACCCCAGGCTGCGGGCGTCATTCATACTGATTTCGAACGTGGCTTCATCCGGGCACAGACCATTGCCTATGATGATTTCGTCACCCTCGGCGGTGAAGTCGCGGCGAAGGAAGCCGGCAAGGCCCGCGACGAGGGCAAGGAATATATCGTCAAGGACGGCGACGTGATGATGTTCAAGTTCAACACGTAA
- the pth gene encoding aminoacyl-tRNA hydrolase yields MHLIVGLGNPGDEYRGNRHNIGFMAIDAIAKRHNFPPFKQKFNALIADGTIDGERALLLKPQTFMNKSGDAVGAATKFYKLDPANISVLYDELDLAPGKVRIKTGGGNGGHNGLRSIDPVIGTNYHRLRLGIGHPGHKDRVTRHVLGDFAKADAEWLNPLLDSIADNALLIIKNDANNLMNRLALAVNGPAPEKPEAAKPTKKPQSHVRQARTTTPPKLPETGPMAQMLKKLFDRK; encoded by the coding sequence ATGCACCTCATCGTTGGCCTCGGCAATCCCGGGGATGAATATCGCGGCAACCGCCACAATATCGGCTTCATGGCCATCGATGCCATCGCGAAGCGTCACAACTTCCCGCCCTTTAAGCAAAAATTCAACGCCCTGATCGCCGATGGCACGATCGATGGCGAACGCGCCCTCTTGCTGAAGCCACAGACCTTCATGAACAAGTCCGGCGATGCTGTCGGCGCGGCAACCAAATTCTACAAACTGGACCCCGCCAATATCTCCGTCCTTTATGACGAACTCGACCTTGCTCCCGGCAAGGTCCGCATCAAGACCGGTGGCGGCAATGGCGGTCATAACGGCCTTCGCTCGATCGATCCCGTCATTGGCACCAATTATCACCGCCTTCGTCTGGGCATTGGCCATCCCGGCCACAAGGACCGGGTCACCCGCCATGTGCTGGGTGATTTTGCCAAGGCTGACGCCGAATGGCTCAACCCCCTACTCGACTCCATTGCCGACAATGCCCTGCTCATTATCAAAAATGACGCCAACAATCTGATGAACCGTCTGGCTCTGGCGGTAAACGGCCCAGCTCCGGAAAAGCCCGAAGCGGCCAAACCGACGAAAAAGCCGCAAAGCCATGTGCGGCAAGCGCGCACCACCACCCCGCCAAAACTGCCGGAAACCGGGCCGATGGCACAAATGCTCAAAAAGCTGTTCGACCGCAAATAG
- a CDS encoding 50S ribosomal protein L25/general stress protein Ctc, with protein MAEAEFKATPRDRVGKGAARELRREGLIPAVIYGDKKSPLPIAVSYKEAMRRIHAGGFLSHVITVDVDGEKHKVIPRDYQLDPVRDFAMHVDFLRIGKNTRLTIEVPVHFLNEEDSPGIKRGGVLNIVRHTVEVTCPADSIPEHFDIDLTGVDVGESLHYSAILSVPEGTAPVITDRDFTIATMAAPSALRSEEGASGDDEEGDDAEEASSEE; from the coding sequence ATGGCTGAAGCCGAATTTAAGGCTACGCCGCGTGATCGGGTGGGCAAGGGGGCCGCTCGGGAACTGCGTCGTGAAGGTCTTATCCCTGCCGTGATCTACGGCGACAAGAAGTCCCCGCTCCCTATCGCTGTTTCCTACAAGGAAGCCATGCGCCGCATTCATGCGGGCGGTTTCCTCTCGCACGTCATCACTGTTGACGTCGACGGTGAAAAGCACAAGGTCATCCCGCGCGATTACCAGCTTGACCCGGTACGCGATTTTGCAATGCATGTGGATTTCCTGCGCATCGGCAAGAATACCCGTCTGACCATCGAAGTGCCTGTGCACTTCCTCAATGAAGAAGACAGCCCCGGCATTAAGCGCGGCGGCGTTCTCAACATCGTGCGTCACACGGTTGAAGTCACCTGCCCGGCTGATTCCATTCCCGAGCATTTCGATATCGATCTCACCGGCGTTGATGTTGGCGAAAGCCTGCACTATTCGGCCATTCTCTCGGTGCCCGAAGGCACGGCCCCGGTCATCACCGACCGCGATTTCACCATCGCAACGATGGCTGCCCCGTCTGCCCTGCGCTCCGAAGAAGGTGCCAGCGGCGATGATGAAGAAGGCGACGATGCAGAAGAAGCATCGAGCGAAGAATAA
- a CDS encoding carboxynorspermidine decarboxylase has protein sequence MIETPYYLIDKARLLPNMEKIAWLRQASGAKALLALKCFASWSVFDFMSEYMDGTTSSSLYEVRLGREKFPGETHAYSVAYADHEITEVLGHADKIVFNSIGQLNRFAEASAGHVRGLRVNPGVSTSEFDLADPARPFSRLGEHDPVVIAEMAEMISGFMFHNNCENDDFDRFDAMLGHIEDRFGHLISKMEWISLGGGIHFTGEGYPLEKLADRLKRFADTHGVQVYLEPGEAAITKAATLEVSVLDTLNNGKNLAIVDSSIEAHMLDLLIYRESAKILPNTGPHEWMVCGKSCLAGDIFGEFRFAEALKPGDRLSIEDAAGYTMVKKNWFNGVKMPAIAVRELDGSTRVVRDFGYEDFAAALS, from the coding sequence ATGATCGAGACGCCCTATTATCTGATCGACAAGGCACGCTTGCTGCCGAATATGGAAAAGATCGCCTGGCTGCGGCAAGCCTCTGGTGCAAAAGCGCTTTTGGCGTTGAAATGCTTTGCCTCATGGTCGGTTTTTGACTTCATGTCGGAGTATATGGACGGGACCACCTCCTCATCGCTTTATGAAGTGCGGCTGGGGCGGGAGAAGTTTCCCGGTGAGACGCATGCCTATTCCGTCGCCTATGCGGATCATGAAATTACCGAGGTGCTCGGGCATGCGGACAAGATTGTTTTCAATTCGATTGGCCAGCTGAACCGGTTTGCCGAGGCCAGCGCGGGCCATGTGCGCGGCTTGCGGGTCAATCCGGGTGTTTCGACCTCGGAATTTGATCTGGCTGATCCGGCGCGGCCATTTTCGCGGCTTGGGGAACATGATCCCGTTGTGATCGCCGAGATGGCGGAGATGATTTCGGGCTTCATGTTCCACAATAATTGCGAGAATGATGATTTTGACCGGTTTGATGCCATGCTGGGGCATATTGAGGACCGGTTCGGCCATCTGATCAGCAAAATGGAATGGATCAGTCTGGGCGGCGGTATTCATTTCACCGGCGAGGGCTATCCGCTGGAAAAACTGGCAGATCGGCTGAAGCGCTTTGCTGATACGCATGGGGTGCAGGTTTATCTGGAGCCGGGGGAAGCGGCGATCACCAAGGCGGCAACGCTGGAGGTGAGCGTGCTCGATACGCTGAATAACGGCAAGAACCTCGCCATTGTTGATAGCTCGATTGAAGCGCATATGCTTGATCTGCTGATCTATCGCGAAAGCGCGAAGATTTTGCCCAATACCGGGCCGCATGAATGGATGGTATGCGGCAAATCGTGCCTCGCCGGTGACATTTTCGGCGAGTTCCGCTTTGCCGAAGCCTTAAAACCGGGTGACCGTTTGAGCATCGAGGATGCCGCCGGTTATACTATGGTCAAGAAGAACTGGTTCAACGGCGTCAAGATGCCGGCGATTGCGGTGAGGGAGCTGGATGGCTCCACCCGCGTGGTCCGGGATTTTGGATACGAAGATTTCGCCGCAGCTTTAAGCTAA
- a CDS encoding saccharopine dehydrogenase family protein encodes MKRNVLIIGAGGVAQVVAHKCAQNNDALGDLHIASRTLAKCEAIVESVREKAAMKVEGVFNCHQLDALDKQAVMDLIGATKAQIVINVGSPFVNMTVLEACIETDAAYIDTAIHEEPEKICETPPWYGNYEWQRREKCAEAGVTAILGAGFDPGVVNAFARFAIDNFMDEVKSIDIVDINAGSHGKWFSTNFDPEINFREFTGTVYSWQDGAWQENKMFEVGREWDLPVVGAQKAYLSGHDEVHSLAANYPQADVRFWMGFGEHYINVFTVLQNLGLLSEQPVVTAEGLEVVPLKVVKAVLPDPASLAPDYKGKTCIGDLVKGIKDGEQVEVFVYNVADHEDAYREVGSQGISYTAGVPAVAAAMLIADGTWDTGTMVNVEELDPKPFFALLDVMGLPTRVRDASGDRAWNG; translated from the coding sequence ATGAAACGCAACGTTCTCATTATTGGCGCTGGTGGCGTCGCCCAGGTCGTGGCGCATAAATGTGCGCAAAACAACGATGCGCTTGGGGATTTGCATATCGCGAGCCGAACGCTGGCCAAGTGTGAGGCCATTGTGGAGAGCGTGCGCGAAAAGGCGGCGATGAAGGTCGAGGGCGTGTTCAACTGTCATCAGCTTGATGCGCTGGACAAGCAAGCGGTGATGGACTTGATTGGCGCAACCAAGGCGCAGATCGTTATCAATGTGGGGTCGCCTTTCGTCAATATGACCGTGCTTGAGGCCTGTATCGAAACGGATGCGGCTTATATCGATACGGCTATTCATGAAGAGCCGGAAAAAATCTGCGAGACACCACCCTGGTATGGCAATTACGAGTGGCAGCGGCGAGAGAAATGCGCCGAGGCGGGGGTGACCGCTATTCTCGGCGCGGGATTTGATCCCGGTGTGGTCAACGCGTTTGCGCGCTTTGCCATCGACAATTTCATGGATGAGGTCAAATCGATTGATATCGTCGATATCAATGCAGGATCGCACGGGAAATGGTTTTCGACCAATTTCGACCCGGAGATCAACTTCCGGGAATTTACGGGCACGGTTTACAGCTGGCAGGACGGTGCCTGGCAGGAAAACAAGATGTTCGAGGTCGGGCGCGAATGGGACCTGCCGGTAGTAGGGGCGCAAAAGGCCTATCTCAGCGGCCATGACGAAGTGCATTCGCTGGCAGCTAATTATCCGCAAGCTGATGTGCGCTTCTGGATGGGCTTTGGAGAGCATTACATCAATGTATTCACCGTGCTGCAAAACCTTGGATTGTTGTCAGAACAGCCGGTTGTTACCGCTGAAGGGCTGGAAGTTGTGCCGCTCAAGGTGGTGAAGGCTGTGTTGCCAGATCCGGCGTCACTGGCACCTGACTATAAGGGCAAAACCTGTATTGGTGACCTGGTGAAGGGCATCAAGGATGGCGAACAGGTCGAGGTCTTTGTCTATAACGTTGCTGATCATGAGGATGCTTATCGCGAAGTGGGCAGCCAGGGGATTTCCTATACGGCCGGGGTCCCGGCGGTTGCGGCAGCCATGCTGATTGCGGATGGGACGTGGGACACGGGCACGATGGTCAATGTCGAAGAGCTTGATCCGAAGCCGTTTTTCGCGCTTCTGGATGTGATGGGCTTGCCCACCCGGGTGCGCGATGCTTCCGGCGACCGGGCCTGGAACGGCTAG
- a CDS encoding DMT family transporter: MTDVKVPSVNPLHLLAAFGSGGLLTLMVDFNGVLAFHGNALFSSWAAHGIGMVAALVFLAVLFRFRAKGGGEVVRAPLWAYLGGVSGAATVMLTSTTVNSPLALSGTLALGLAGQMVFSLAADRWGLFGLPVRLSRPRDFAALALVLAGSLLIIMFRDGAT; encoded by the coding sequence ATGACAGATGTGAAAGTGCCGAGCGTCAATCCACTGCATCTGCTGGCGGCTTTTGGTTCCGGCGGCTTGCTGACCCTGATGGTGGATTTCAACGGCGTATTGGCGTTTCACGGCAATGCTTTGTTCTCATCCTGGGCCGCTCACGGAATCGGCATGGTCGCGGCTCTGGTTTTTCTGGCTGTGCTGTTCAGATTTCGTGCAAAGGGTGGTGGTGAAGTGGTTCGGGCACCCCTTTGGGCCTATCTGGGGGGTGTGTCCGGTGCTGCAACGGTCATGCTGACCTCGACCACAGTGAATTCGCCATTGGCACTGTCGGGTACTTTGGCACTGGGGCTGGCGGGACAGATGGTATTCAGTCTAGCGGCAGACCGTTGGGGCTTGTTTGGATTGCCGGTGCGGTTGTCGCGTCCCAGAGATTTTGCCGCTCTGGCCCTGGTGCTGGCAGGTAGTCTTTTGATCATTATGTTTCGTGACGGTGCCACATGA